From a region of the Gemmatimonas aurantiaca genome:
- a CDS encoding PEP-CTERM sorting domain-containing protein → MYDNITVGGDGWNVTGLFGHFYQPAVDGMAPWTSAFWEIRSGMSEGNAGTLLFGGASSVVSATQVATGRSFTGSATFEEYLATLILPEFFLAPGSYWIGIAPVVIETAASYVGAYASWTGGTGGINSQADNKGIAWINGSQNYLVVDHDFSYGVLGTLAESGDPGNGNPGNPNVTVPEPATVTLLAAGLLAVAGLRRRKR, encoded by the coding sequence ATGTACGACAACATCACTGTTGGCGGTGATGGTTGGAACGTCACCGGACTGTTCGGGCACTTCTATCAGCCTGCTGTCGACGGGATGGCGCCGTGGACATCGGCCTTCTGGGAGATCAGGAGTGGCATGTCCGAAGGAAACGCCGGTACTCTGTTGTTTGGAGGGGCCTCTTCCGTCGTTTCGGCCACTCAGGTAGCCACCGGGCGGAGCTTCACCGGCAGCGCGACGTTCGAGGAATACCTCGCGACACTCATTCTGCCAGAATTTTTCCTGGCACCCGGAAGCTACTGGATCGGGATCGCTCCGGTGGTGATCGAGACTGCCGCCTCCTACGTGGGGGCTTATGCCTCGTGGACCGGAGGGACGGGTGGAATCAACAGCCAGGCGGACAACAAGGGCATCGCGTGGATCAACGGCTCACAGAATTACCTCGTCGTGGACCACGATTTCTCCTACGGCGTCCTCGGCACGCTCGCGGAGAGTGGAGATCCGGGGAACGGCAATCCCGGTAACCCCAATGTCACGGTTCCTGAACCGGCAACCGTGACCCTGCTCGCGGCGGGGCTGCTGGCGGTGGCGGGATTGCGGCGGCGCAAGCGCTGA
- a CDS encoding amidohydrolase family protein, producing MFARSVRIALALAVTAAPFAAPLAAQEAKGAGTVVLKAARVIDGTGAAPIANGVVVVTDDKIVAVGTEASVRIPAGARRVDLGDATLLPGFIDAHVHLIGRELNDPEAGESAARDYPGMGIILGTVNARKTLMAGFTAVRNVGAGEFMDVSLHKAVDAGVIPGPRMRVAAHSIGITGGHCDENGYRPGLFDGDFKTGIADGPDQVRAAVRYQSKYGADVIKTCATGGVLSEGDAVGVPQYTYEELKAMVDEATKLERKVAAHAHGAEGIKIATRAGVASIEHGSFLDEEGARMMAEHKTYLVQTLSAGEAVEKAAKSGVLKGLRAQKALDAAQAMRMAGQYARKYNVPMALGTDAGVGDHGTNGHEFTLLVQWGGLTPMQAITAGTLNGAKLLGWDHEIGSLATGKLADIVAVPGDPTKDITAMERVSFVMKNGVVYKEGAGKSPIQP from the coding sequence ATGTTTGCCCGTTCCGTTCGTATTGCTCTCGCGCTGGCAGTCACCGCCGCACCGTTCGCCGCGCCACTTGCTGCCCAGGAAGCCAAAGGCGCCGGTACGGTGGTACTCAAGGCCGCGCGCGTCATCGATGGCACCGGGGCGGCACCGATCGCCAATGGCGTGGTGGTGGTGACCGACGACAAGATCGTCGCGGTCGGCACCGAGGCGAGTGTGAGAATTCCGGCCGGGGCCCGTCGTGTGGATCTGGGTGACGCGACACTGCTGCCCGGCTTCATCGACGCCCATGTGCATCTCATCGGTCGTGAGCTCAACGATCCCGAGGCCGGGGAATCGGCCGCGCGCGACTATCCCGGCATGGGCATCATCCTCGGCACCGTCAACGCACGGAAGACACTGATGGCGGGCTTCACCGCCGTGCGCAACGTGGGGGCCGGCGAGTTCATGGATGTGTCGTTGCACAAGGCGGTGGACGCTGGTGTCATCCCCGGTCCGCGCATGCGGGTCGCGGCGCACTCGATCGGTATCACCGGCGGTCACTGCGATGAAAACGGCTATCGTCCCGGGCTGTTCGACGGCGATTTCAAGACGGGAATTGCCGACGGCCCCGATCAGGTGCGCGCCGCGGTGCGCTATCAGAGCAAGTATGGCGCCGATGTGATCAAGACCTGCGCCACCGGTGGCGTACTCTCCGAAGGTGACGCGGTGGGTGTGCCGCAGTACACGTACGAAGAGCTCAAGGCGATGGTGGACGAAGCCACCAAGCTCGAACGCAAGGTCGCCGCGCATGCCCATGGCGCCGAGGGCATCAAGATTGCGACCCGTGCCGGTGTGGCCAGCATCGAACACGGCTCGTTTCTCGATGAGGAAGGCGCCAGAATGATGGCCGAACACAAGACCTATCTCGTGCAGACGCTCAGTGCGGGTGAGGCCGTCGAGAAGGCCGCGAAGAGTGGCGTGCTGAAAGGGCTCCGCGCACAGAAGGCACTCGACGCCGCGCAGGCGATGCGGATGGCAGGCCAGTACGCGCGCAAGTACAACGTTCCGATGGCGCTGGGCACCGATGCCGGTGTCGGTGACCATGGCACCAATGGACACGAGTTCACGTTGCTCGTGCAGTGGGGCGGACTCACGCCGATGCAGGCGATCACCGCCGGCACGCTCAACGGAGCGAAGCTGCTGGGGTGGGACCACGAGATCGGTTCACTCGCGACGGGCAAACTCGCCGACATCGTGGCGGTGCCCGGCGATCCGACCAAGGACATCACTGCGATGGAGCGGGTGAGTTTCGTGATGAAGAACGGCGTGGTGTATAAGGAAGGTGCCGGCAAGTCGCCGATCCAGCCCTGA
- a CDS encoding DUF2809 domain-containing protein, with protein MTRTRTNYLVLAVMTIAVGLIVHLRGAVLGPVLRDVAGDALWAVMITWWVSALVPSVRLAVRGAVAYTICLGVEVSQLYHAPTIDAVRATLPGRLVLGSGFDPRDLLAYAVGVIGAVLLDSCFNEGR; from the coding sequence ATGACCCGTACACGAACCAACTATCTCGTGCTGGCGGTCATGACCATTGCCGTGGGGTTGATCGTGCACTTGCGGGGTGCCGTGCTCGGACCGGTCCTGCGTGATGTCGCGGGCGATGCGTTGTGGGCGGTCATGATCACGTGGTGGGTGAGTGCATTGGTGCCCTCCGTACGGCTCGCCGTGCGGGGGGCGGTCGCCTATACGATCTGCCTGGGTGTCGAAGTGAGTCAGTTGTATCACGCGCCGACGATCGACGCGGTGCGGGCGACCCTCCCCGGCAGACTCGTGCTGGGGAGTGGATTCGATCCGCGCGATCTGCTGGCGTATGCGGTAGGTGTGATCGGAGCGGTGTTGCTCGACAGTTGTTTCAATGAGGGCCGATAG
- a CDS encoding GyrI-like domain-containing protein: MTKLDFKKEWRHLYAPSAQEVVEVDVPPMHFLMIDGQGDPNTSPAYTEALEALFTLSYTIKFAVKKSAGGVDYGVMPLEGLWWADDLSVFTTADRTQWQWTMMIMQPDFVSASLVHDVTQDVARKKNPAALPLVRFESFHEGRAAQILHRGPFSEEGPTIARVHAFIEAAGCQLTGKHHEIYLSDIRKAAPAQWKTIVRQPMR, from the coding sequence ATGACGAAGCTCGACTTCAAGAAGGAGTGGCGCCATCTCTACGCTCCCTCCGCACAGGAGGTGGTCGAGGTCGATGTGCCGCCGATGCATTTCCTGATGATCGACGGACAGGGTGATCCCAACACGTCCCCGGCCTACACCGAGGCGCTGGAAGCCCTGTTCACGCTCTCGTACACCATCAAGTTCGCGGTGAAGAAGAGCGCGGGCGGTGTGGACTACGGCGTGATGCCGCTCGAGGGGCTCTGGTGGGCGGACGATCTATCCGTGTTCACCACCGCGGATCGCACGCAGTGGCAGTGGACCATGATGATCATGCAGCCGGACTTCGTGAGTGCCTCACTCGTGCACGACGTCACACAGGACGTGGCACGGAAGAAGAACCCTGCGGCGCTTCCCCTGGTCCGTTTCGAGTCTTTCCACGAAGGCCGCGCGGCGCAGATCCTGCATCGCGGTCCTTTTTCCGAAGAAGGGCCGACCATCGCGCGGGTGCATGCGTTCATCGAGGCCGCCGGATGCCAGCTCACGGGCAAGCATCATGAGATCTATCTCAGCGACATCCGCAAGGCGGCACCGGCGCAGTGGAAGACGATCGTGCGGCAGCCGATGCGATGA
- a CDS encoding ion transporter, producing the protein MPVSPSSEAPPPEDSRRARLHQIIFEADTFAGRAFDVTLMILIVVSVLTVSMETMRDLSPRTQSAMVVLEWVLTAVFTLEYVLRLMAVRQPWRYATSFFGIVDLLALLPTWLGLFIPGAQALLVVRVLRLLRIFRILKLARFLSEAERLTHALRASLRKIAVFLLSVGTIIVIVGSIMFVVEGPENGFTSLPVSMYWAVVTLTTVGYGDIAPRTALGQMIASLVMILGYGIIAVPTGIVTSELTANRFQHGVSTQACPACSAGGHDMDAKYCRVCGATL; encoded by the coding sequence ATGCCCGTTTCTCCCTCATCCGAAGCACCACCGCCGGAGGATTCCCGGCGCGCCCGTCTGCATCAGATCATCTTCGAGGCCGACACCTTCGCCGGCCGGGCCTTCGATGTGACCCTGATGATCCTCATCGTCGTGAGCGTCCTGACGGTGAGCATGGAGACCATGCGCGATCTGTCTCCGCGCACACAGAGTGCGATGGTGGTGCTCGAATGGGTATTGACCGCGGTCTTCACACTCGAGTATGTCCTGCGGCTGATGGCGGTGCGGCAACCATGGCGGTACGCCACCAGTTTTTTCGGCATCGTCGATCTGCTGGCGCTCCTCCCAACCTGGCTGGGCCTGTTCATTCCGGGCGCCCAGGCGCTGCTGGTGGTGCGGGTGCTGCGTCTGCTCCGCATCTTCCGGATTCTCAAGCTGGCGCGTTTTCTGTCGGAAGCGGAGCGGCTCACGCATGCGCTGCGCGCCAGTCTGCGAAAGATCGCGGTGTTTCTCTTGTCGGTGGGCACCATCATCGTGATCGTCGGGTCGATCATGTTCGTGGTGGAGGGCCCCGAAAACGGCTTCACCAGTCTGCCGGTGTCGATGTACTGGGCCGTGGTGACGCTGACCACCGTGGGGTATGGGGATATCGCGCCCCGTACGGCACTCGGTCAGATGATTGCGTCGCTGGTGATGATCCTGGGATACGGCATCATCGCGGTACCCACCGGCATCGTCACCAGTGAACTGACGGCCAACCGGTTCCAGCACGGCGTGTCCACGCAGGCCTGTCCGGCCTGCAGTGCGGGCGGCCACGATATGGACGCGAAGTACTGCCGGGTGTGCGGAGCGACACTGTAG
- a CDS encoding Spx/MgsR family RNA polymerase-binding regulatory protein encodes MAVQLYGFRSCDMVRKAMKWLDTNQVTYTFFDYRREALPPTVIDDWFARAGWEQVFNRNSTTFKELPEQEKVGIDARRAKRMMLAETNLIKRPILDTGESLLLGFKADQWAQALDLS; translated from the coding sequence GTGGCTGTGCAGCTGTACGGATTCAGGTCCTGCGACATGGTGCGCAAGGCCATGAAGTGGCTCGACACCAATCAGGTGACGTATACCTTCTTCGACTATCGCCGTGAAGCGCTTCCGCCCACCGTGATCGACGACTGGTTCGCGCGTGCGGGGTGGGAGCAGGTGTTCAACCGCAACTCCACCACGTTCAAGGAACTGCCGGAGCAGGAGAAGGTGGGGATCGACGCGCGTCGGGCCAAGCGGATGATGCTCGCTGAAACAAACCTCATCAAACGACCGATCCTCGATACCGGTGAGAGTCTGCTGCTCGGATTCAAAGCCGATCAGTGGGCCCAGGCGCTCGATCTATCGTAG
- a CDS encoding chloride channel protein: protein MASDPFVTADHRVPDEYLPVDRRTIVICALAILIALGAGLVSRILVALIGLITNIAFFQRFSFSFVSPVDAHVGAWVLVIPVIGALIIGVMARYGSAAIRGHGIPEVMEKVLYGESRIPARVMILKPVSAAVAIGTGGPFGAEGPIIATGGAIGSLVGQHIPMSSDERKVLLAAGAAAGMSATFGSPVSAVLLAIELLLFEYRPRSIIPVALASATAAAVRIAFEGTGAVFAVPVFAQPNGKALAVYALLGAVIGVLAAGISRFTYRIEDLFERLPVHWMWWPALGAMVVGICGFIEPRILGVGYVNIEEILAGDIAGRALVVLVILKLLAWSFYLGSGTSGGTLAPLFTIGGGVGALAGAGLARLVPSWGLDARMSALVGMAATFAGASHALLASIVFAFETTRQPVGLLPLLAGCTAGYLAALLWSRHSIMTEKLARRGTAVRTEYQADHLAHVLARDAASRQVVALDAEESVGTVLDRLDTGAATSHQGFPVLDGDGLLVGVVTRRDLFAGDGTQTVRTIIRRPPAVVYGDNTLRDAADLMVTEGVGRLPVVERSTPRRVIGIISRSDLLAAHAPRLAAGRRDRHLSTRK from the coding sequence ATGGCATCCGATCCCTTCGTCACCGCCGATCATCGGGTCCCCGACGAATACCTGCCCGTCGACCGACGCACGATCGTCATCTGTGCGCTGGCCATTCTCATCGCGCTGGGGGCGGGACTGGTGTCGCGCATCCTCGTCGCGCTCATCGGCCTCATCACCAACATCGCGTTCTTCCAGCGCTTCAGCTTCAGTTTCGTTTCACCGGTCGATGCCCACGTGGGCGCCTGGGTACTGGTCATCCCCGTCATCGGTGCCCTGATCATCGGCGTGATGGCCCGATACGGCTCCGCCGCCATTCGGGGACATGGCATTCCCGAGGTCATGGAGAAGGTGTTGTACGGCGAGAGTCGCATTCCGGCCCGGGTGATGATTCTCAAACCGGTTTCGGCGGCGGTGGCGATCGGTACCGGCGGACCGTTCGGTGCGGAAGGGCCGATCATCGCCACCGGTGGAGCCATCGGATCGCTGGTCGGACAACACATCCCCATGAGCTCCGACGAACGCAAAGTGCTGCTCGCCGCCGGCGCCGCCGCGGGCATGTCGGCCACCTTCGGCAGTCCGGTGAGTGCGGTGTTGCTCGCCATCGAATTGCTGCTGTTCGAATACCGTCCGCGTTCGATCATCCCCGTGGCGCTGGCATCGGCCACCGCCGCGGCGGTGCGCATCGCGTTCGAGGGAACGGGTGCCGTCTTCGCCGTCCCCGTGTTTGCTCAACCCAACGGCAAAGCGCTGGCCGTGTACGCGCTGCTGGGCGCGGTTATCGGGGTGCTGGCCGCCGGCATCAGTCGCTTCACCTACCGGATCGAGGATCTGTTCGAACGCCTGCCCGTGCACTGGATGTGGTGGCCCGCCCTCGGTGCGATGGTCGTCGGAATCTGCGGGTTCATCGAACCGCGTATCCTCGGCGTGGGGTACGTGAACATCGAGGAGATTCTGGCCGGCGATATCGCGGGCCGGGCGCTGGTGGTGCTCGTGATACTCAAACTGCTGGCCTGGTCTTTCTATCTGGGCAGTGGCACCAGCGGGGGAACACTGGCGCCGCTCTTCACCATCGGCGGTGGTGTCGGCGCGCTCGCCGGTGCAGGGCTGGCCAGACTCGTTCCCTCCTGGGGACTCGACGCGCGCATGTCGGCGCTCGTGGGGATGGCGGCCACGTTTGCCGGCGCATCCCATGCGCTGCTCGCGTCCATCGTGTTCGCGTTCGAGACCACACGCCAGCCGGTGGGACTGCTGCCATTGCTCGCCGGCTGCACGGCCGGATATCTGGCGGCTCTGTTGTGGAGCCGGCACTCCATCATGACGGAAAAACTCGCCCGGCGCGGCACGGCGGTGCGCACGGAATACCAGGCGGATCATCTCGCCCATGTGCTGGCGCGTGATGCCGCCAGTCGGCAGGTGGTCGCGCTCGACGCGGAAGAATCGGTGGGCACGGTGCTCGATCGCCTCGACACCGGCGCCGCCACCTCGCATCAGGGATTCCCGGTGCTCGACGGCGACGGGCTGCTGGTCGGCGTCGTCACGCGACGCGATCTGTTTGCCGGCGACGGCACACAGACGGTACGCACCATCATCCGACGTCCACCCGCCGTGGTGTATGGCGACAACACCTTGCGGGATGCGGCCGATCTCATGGTGACCGAAGGGGTGGGTCGGTTGCCCGTCGTGGAGCGGTCGACGCCAAGGCGGGTGATCGGTATCATTTCCCGCAGCGATCTGCTCGCCGCACACGCCCCGCGATTGGCGGCGGGTCGCCGTGACAGACACCTTTCGACCCGGAAGTGA
- a CDS encoding MarR family winged helix-turn-helix transcriptional regulator → MGTNTNSRTIGQPHAVRPQGTRSDGTRALDALRHLVRALAGSSRAVEAGTGISGAQLFVLRTLSEQTHPVSVNDLAELTLTHQSTVSGVVTRLVDQALVKRTRAAGDARRVELVITARGRTLLGKAPPTIQTQLVEGIARLPAAQRRTLADTLEAWLDASGIDRGTVVMFHEHDGR, encoded by the coding sequence ATGGGTACCAATACAAATTCGCGGACCATCGGACAGCCGCATGCGGTGCGCCCTCAGGGGACACGCTCCGACGGGACTCGCGCGCTCGATGCGCTGCGACATCTCGTGCGCGCACTCGCCGGATCGTCACGGGCGGTCGAAGCGGGCACCGGCATCTCGGGGGCGCAGCTCTTCGTGTTGCGCACGCTGTCCGAACAGACACACCCGGTGAGCGTCAACGATCTCGCGGAGTTGACGCTCACCCATCAGAGCACGGTGTCGGGTGTGGTGACGCGGCTGGTCGACCAGGCGCTCGTGAAACGCACCCGCGCCGCCGGTGATGCCCGGCGGGTGGAGCTGGTCATCACGGCGCGTGGGCGGACACTGCTGGGCAAGGCGCCCCCCACCATACAGACACAACTCGTGGAAGGCATTGCCCGCCTCCCGGCGGCACAACGTCGCACCCTGGCCGACACACTCGAAGCCTGGCTCGACGCCTCGGGCATCGACCGCGGCACCGTCGTCATGTTCCACGAACACGACGGTCGCTGA
- a CDS encoding metalloregulator ArsR/SmtB family transcription factor, whose amino-acid sequence MQLAPSVADKVFQALADPSRRAIFESLTRGEAAVKDLTARFDISQPAVSQHLAALKDAGLVEGRREGRCVYYRVEPRGLKPLVDWIAHYRAFWTDHVDRLERLLETMDQ is encoded by the coding sequence ATGCAACTCGCGCCTTCCGTCGCAGATAAGGTCTTCCAGGCCCTCGCCGATCCCAGTCGCCGGGCGATTTTTGAGTCGCTCACCCGCGGCGAGGCGGCCGTGAAGGATCTGACCGCCCGGTTCGATATCTCGCAGCCGGCCGTTTCCCAGCACCTGGCCGCGCTCAAGGACGCTGGTCTCGTCGAGGGACGGCGCGAGGGCCGTTGTGTGTACTACCGCGTGGAACCGCGCGGCCTCAAACCCCTCGTCGACTGGATCGCGCACTACCGCGCCTTCTGGACCGATCATGTGGATCGCCTCGAACGCCTGCTGGAGACCATGGACCAATGA
- a CDS encoding SRPBCC domain-containing protein, with protein MTLVDRTDPSQTDAIAFEIELAHAPAKVWRALTDPDLLTQWLLPTVGHRLQPGAEFQFKTQPQPGWDGVVNCRYLEIEPEKKISWAWVVGDIDTVVTITMQPVASGTRLDIVQAGFRPDQKQNFGGARYGWKMMGTKLIDVLGTLA; from the coding sequence ATGACTCTCGTCGATCGCACCGACCCTTCGCAGACGGACGCCATTGCCTTCGAGATCGAACTGGCACACGCGCCGGCCAAGGTCTGGCGCGCCCTCACCGATCCGGATCTGCTCACGCAGTGGCTGTTGCCCACGGTCGGACATCGTCTGCAGCCGGGCGCCGAATTCCAGTTCAAAACGCAGCCGCAACCGGGGTGGGATGGCGTGGTGAACTGCCGCTATCTCGAAATCGAACCGGAGAAGAAGATCAGCTGGGCGTGGGTGGTGGGTGACATCGACACGGTCGTGACGATCACCATGCAACCGGTCGCGTCGGGTACCCGGCTCGATATCGTGCAGGCGGGCTTCCGTCCCGATCAGAAGCAGAACTTCGGCGGCGCACGTTATGGCTGGAAGATGATGGGCACGAAGCTCATCGACGTCCTCGGCACCCTCGCATGA
- a CDS encoding excinuclease ABC subunit UvrA translates to MSAHTTGHATGHATGHPADRHDTIRVQGARENNLRDISVELPKRRLTVFTGVSGSGKSSLVFGTIAAESQRLINETYSAFVQNFMPSLGRPEVDVLEGLTTAIIVDQERLGANARSTVGTVTDTNAMLRMLFSRLGKPHIGPSNAFSFNIPSVRAVGAITVEKGAHRKTEKREFTQLGGMCPRCEGMGSVTDIDLTQLYDENKSLADGAITVPGYNADGWYVRTFTSSGFLDPGKPIRKYTKRELHDFLHKEPTKVKVDNLNLTYEGLIPRIQKSFLSKDVEALQPHIRAFVERAVTFTVCPDCKGTRLNEAARSSKIGGINIADACAMQINDLAAWVRELKAPAVAPLAASLQHTLDSFVEIGLGYLSLDRPSGTLSGGEAQRTKMIRHLGSSLTDVTYVFDEPTAGLHPHDIQRMNELLLRLRDKGNTVLVVEHKPEVIAIADRVVDLGPGAGTAGGQVVFEGTVDALRESDTLTGRHLNDRATLKSSVRKPTGTLKVRGARTHNLRNVDVDIPLGLLVVVTGVAGSGKSSLIHGSVSPREEVVSVDQTPIKGSRRSNPATYTDLLEPIRKAFAKANGVKPALFSANSEGACPSCNGAGVIYTDLGMMAGVTTICEDCGGKRFQASVLEYTLAGRNIAEVLDMPVDEAVQFFGAGEAKTPPAHAILQRMADVGLGYLRLGQPLTTLSGGERQRLKLATHMGTDGGIYVLDEPTTGLHLADLQQLLALLDRLVDSGKSVIVIEHNQSVMAHADWIIDLGPGAGHDGGTVVFEGTPAELVGTRSTLTGEHLAAFVKNGSRRARA, encoded by the coding sequence GTGTCGGCGCATACGACGGGACATGCGACGGGACATGCGACGGGACATCCGGCCGACAGGCACGACACGATCCGCGTGCAGGGCGCGCGCGAGAACAATCTCAGGGACATCAGTGTCGAGCTCCCGAAACGGCGGCTGACCGTGTTCACGGGCGTATCGGGGTCGGGCAAGTCTTCGCTGGTGTTCGGCACCATCGCCGCCGAATCACAGCGACTCATCAACGAGACCTACAGCGCGTTCGTGCAGAACTTCATGCCGTCGCTGGGGCGCCCGGAAGTCGATGTGCTCGAGGGACTCACGACGGCCATCATCGTCGATCAGGAACGCCTGGGCGCGAATGCGCGCTCCACGGTGGGCACGGTCACCGATACCAATGCGATGCTGCGCATGCTCTTCAGCCGTCTGGGCAAGCCGCACATCGGACCCTCCAACGCGTTCTCGTTCAACATCCCGTCGGTGCGCGCGGTGGGGGCGATCACGGTGGAGAAGGGCGCACACCGGAAAACCGAGAAACGCGAGTTCACGCAGTTGGGGGGCATGTGCCCACGCTGCGAGGGCATGGGGTCGGTCACCGACATCGATCTGACGCAACTCTACGACGAGAACAAGTCGCTCGCCGATGGCGCGATCACGGTGCCGGGATACAACGCCGACGGATGGTACGTGCGCACGTTCACGTCGTCAGGTTTCCTGGATCCCGGCAAACCCATCCGCAAGTACACCAAGCGGGAGCTGCACGACTTTCTGCACAAGGAACCGACCAAGGTGAAGGTGGACAATCTCAACCTCACCTATGAAGGTCTGATTCCGCGTATCCAGAAGTCGTTTCTGTCCAAGGATGTGGAGGCGCTGCAGCCGCACATCCGCGCGTTCGTGGAACGGGCCGTCACCTTCACGGTGTGTCCAGACTGCAAGGGGACGCGTCTCAACGAGGCGGCGCGTTCGTCGAAGATCGGTGGCATCAACATCGCCGATGCCTGCGCCATGCAGATCAACGATCTGGCGGCGTGGGTGCGGGAACTGAAAGCCCCCGCCGTGGCACCGTTGGCCGCATCGCTGCAGCACACGCTCGATTCGTTCGTCGAGATCGGACTGGGCTATCTCAGTCTCGACCGGCCGTCGGGTACGCTTTCCGGAGGTGAAGCCCAGCGAACGAAGATGATCCGCCATCTCGGATCGTCGCTCACCGACGTGACGTACGTGTTCGACGAACCCACCGCCGGACTGCACCCGCACGACATCCAGCGCATGAACGAACTGCTGCTGCGTTTGCGGGACAAGGGCAACACCGTGCTGGTGGTGGAGCACAAGCCGGAAGTGATCGCCATCGCCGACCGGGTCGTCGATCTCGGTCCCGGTGCGGGCACGGCGGGGGGACAGGTGGTGTTCGAAGGCACGGTCGATGCGCTGCGGGAGAGCGACACGCTGACCGGTCGGCATCTGAACGATCGTGCGACGCTCAAATCGTCCGTGCGCAAACCCACGGGAACCCTGAAGGTGCGTGGCGCACGCACGCACAATCTGCGCAACGTCGACGTCGATATTCCGCTCGGTCTGCTGGTCGTGGTGACCGGTGTGGCCGGTTCGGGAAAAAGCTCGCTCATTCACGGATCGGTGAGCCCCCGCGAGGAGGTCGTGTCGGTGGATCAGACACCGATCAAGGGATCACGTCGCAGCAACCCGGCCACGTACACCGATCTGCTCGAGCCCATTCGCAAGGCGTTCGCGAAGGCCAATGGGGTGAAGCCCGCGCTGTTCAGCGCGAACTCGGAAGGCGCCTGCCCCTCCTGCAATGGCGCGGGGGTGATCTACACCGACCTCGGCATGATGGCCGGCGTGACCACGATCTGCGAAGATTGCGGCGGCAAACGTTTTCAGGCGTCGGTGCTGGAATACACGCTGGCCGGTCGGAACATCGCCGAGGTGCTCGACATGCCGGTCGACGAAGCGGTGCAGTTTTTCGGTGCCGGCGAAGCGAAGACACCGCCCGCGCATGCCATTCTTCAACGCATGGCCGACGTGGGGCTCGGGTATCTCCGGCTGGGACAGCCCCTCACGACCCTGTCGGGAGGAGAACGGCAGCGACTCAAGCTGGCCACGCACATGGGTACCGACGGCGGGATCTACGTGCTCGATGAACCCACCACGGGGCTGCATCTGGCCGATCTGCAACAGTTGCTGGCGTTGCTCGATCGTCTGGTGGATTCGGGCAAATCGGTGATCGTCATCGAACACAACCAGTCGGTCATGGCGCATGCCGACTGGATCATCGATCTCGGACCGGGAGCGGGGCACGACGGTGGCACGGTCGTCTTCGAGGGCACGCCGGCCGAGCTGGTGGGTACACGATCGACACTCACGGGTGAACATCTGGCGGCATTCGTGAAGAACGGATCCCGACGTGCACGGGCGTAG